The following nucleotide sequence is from Kiritimatiella glycovorans.
ATGCTGGACTGCATCGTCATACCGCCGACGCATTCGGGTCGAGATGGGTGCCATACCGAAGCCCCACTTCGCGATGTGCATCCTCTGAGATTGCGGCCCTCTTCCTTCCACGGAGGTCATGGTTCAAGACCCTCCGCGCCAGCGGCGATATCGTCTAATCCTTCGCTGGCTGTCTGGTCGTGAGTGACACTGCAGATCTCAGGCACGATCATATTGAAGTCGTGCTTCAGCGAAGCTGTTTGGCTTAGAGCGTACTCAAGGCTGATGAACAGGGGTTGAGGCCATTTCTGTCCGTTCTTATCAAAGGGGTACCGAGTGTACTCGGCGTGCGCCCAAGGTGGATTCCATTTGCTGAAGGCGTCTATGTCGCTGACAAAGGTGAAGCGGTCGCCGTAGTGTGACCGAAAATCGTTGTGGAGAGTGTGAAGATTGTGGCCAGCCACGGGTTCGCCTGTTGCGGACATGATCGCGCCCTTGAAGAAGATCTCAAGAGCTTGCTCGAAGAGATGTGCAGCGGCTCGAACATGCTCGAAAGAGCGAGGGAGGCGGGATCTCACAATCGCGCTGAACGCATGATGACTGCAATCCAAGTAGGCTTGGGCGAGCCGAAATAGCTGATCCACAGGCGGCCAGTTTTCGCTGTCGCGTGATGTGATTCTGTCTGTCGCTGTCATTCGTTTCTCAGCCAACGTCACGGCTGAGGCGACGGCGTTTCGCCGGTAGCCTCCGGCCGTTTGTTCGAGGGCCCTTATGGTCCGTGATGAAACTCGATGATTTCTCCGTCCATGAAATGGTAGATGCTGATGTTGCCTCCGAGTCTTGGCTTCTTAAATGCGAAGGAATACAGCCAGCAGGGCCCCTTCCGCGGGTGGCCTTCCGAGTAGTGGTGTCTCACCGATGTAAGGTACTTGTCACAGTAGTCCTGCTTGGCCTCGGATTTCAGGTATTCCTTGATGATGTCCACGGATTGGAAGAGCGAAATCTCGGGTTCGTACGGTTTGACTGCGTCCTCTCCGGAAGAGGGATTTGTAAGCAGTAGTGCCGCGACAATCGCTAGACATATCTTCTTCATAGTCTCTCCTCGAACGTCGCGGATCAGGCGCGGCTACAAGCCGTCGCCTGCATCCGGCTTGTTGGGCTGCTCCTATTCTGTCCCTATGATACCGGGAGGTATGTCCGCGTTCTTCCTTCCTGCCACGGCGAAATAGTACAAAGGCTCTCCTTCGATAGAGAGGCGGTGTCTGTATCGCTCCAGGTGATACAGATCGAGGTACTCCGAGAAAATCAGCTCTCGTATGGCTTTCGAGAACCCGCTCGTATCGCTGTTGTCCAGAAAGGTCTCCTTGATGTTGAAGGCCACCCATCCCTCCGCACCGAGAAGATTGAACGCCTGGATGAAGGCATCCTTTGGGATGTCGCCGAAACCGAGAGCGGCGACACAGGTAAGGCAATCGAGCGACCATGACTTCAGATCCTCTTTCTCTTCTTGCGGAAGGGCCGTGAAGTCCGTCACGTAGTACTCGTCGTACACTCCCGGACGGTCCCGTTCGGTTGCGTCTTTTGCTTCGGGGATGATATCCGCACCAATAATCCGAGAGATGCCGATGCCCTTGAGTATTTCGCCCACCATGCCGTTGCCGGCACCAAGGTCCAGCACCCTCAACCCCGTGAGATTGAAATGGGACTGCTCGACCGTTGTACGCAGTATCTCGCAAACCTTCTTGTGCGAGCAGCACTTGAGTCTGTCGTAGAAGAGTTGCTCGTAGAGACCTGGAACCTTGTATATCTCATCGTAGTCATGGAACCGGATAGTGCGACTCGTGCCATTCTGAAACACGTCGAAATGGGCTTCGTCCTGATCCAGGTCTTGAGAATTGCGCGGAAACTGTATCTTATGTCGCTTCGTCGATGGCATGATGTCCTTTCTTGTTGCTGTTTCTGAGCCCAACGCCCACCTTGACCGGCGCAGTGAGGCCGCGTCCGCGCGGCCTTACTGCGTACGTGTCGAAGGTGTTGTTCGCTCCTCTCCATCGATTCTTCTTCGGATCTCGTTCACGGCTTGAATGTCCGTTGGATCAATGCCCTCCTTTCGCAACGTGCGAAGAAACTCAAGGATGCGCCCGCTCTTGGGGCGCCACTCTGAACCTGCTTCAATCACTGGTGCGAGGTCGTCAACCAGAGAGAGAACTTGCCTTGTCTCTCGCTCCGTCACGCACTGAAGAATCCCCGCACGGATCAGGCCGCTGACCCCGCCAGATTCACGGGTGCTGGCAAGGCGTCGATATTCAAATGCGATCTCACGGAGGATTAGACGGCGTGTTAGCTTCTCTTGGAAGGCGGAATGCAACCGGTACCCCAAGAGCACGCCGAGTAACGTCGCCAGAATGGACAGTAGTGCCGTCTCCAAGTGTGCTGCCTCCCTATATCAATCCCACCATTGCCTGAACTGGGTGCAGATGAGCAGCCCTATCGTCTTGGGTAGCTCTCTGCACGGAACGTACTGGTCTTCCGAATCCTGCACCTTGCTTGTCACCCAAGAGCCGAGAACTGTAGGTGCGATAAGGTCGTGCTCTACGCCTTCAGCTTGAAGCCGTGGACACTCCGCAGCGAAGTACTGCTGACAGTCACGATACGCTTCCATGAGTGCATTCTCGGCTGATGTCCTGTCAAGGAACTGACCGGTTTCTGCCCCTGCTGGTATCGATTTGGGAAGAAGCCGTGGCAAGGTACCCCACACGGCGTGAAACGCCGACTCTGTCTCGCGTTGCGTATATCGCTTGCTCTCAAGAACGAGAACGCCGAAGAAAGTCGCGGCAACACCCGTGAAGTAGGCCCACGTTGCCTTGTGCGGCTCGGCTATGTCGGGGAAGTCTTTGCCGAGCCTGTCGAACCACCTAGGCATTGCCGTAGCGACCGCTTCAGTTAGCTCGTTGGCACGAGCCTGGAGTTCCCTCTTTGATTGGCTTCCTCCGAATAGCCCCATCATCTTCCTCCGGTGTGATCATGTCATCTGGCAAGCGAACAAATTATTAATTCGTTTCTTTATATCTCGCCCTAGGTGTTGCCGATCATGAGTGCCCGATCAGACAACTCCACCCGTGGATATACACATAACAATTAGCAATTTCAAGAAAAAACTTGAAATTTTTCTTTATGGATATCATATTGTTTTCATAATAAATGTGGTTCTTTCTCGAATTTTGTGGATGAAAGCGTGAGACATCGCCCCAGATCTGCGCAAATGGTTGTGAACGCAATCATATACAGCAGGAGGAAGCGATGTCTCAGAAGTCATTGTTCACAGATTTGCTCGGGATTCAAGGATGGGGCGTAGTCGCCGGTGGAATTCGTATCGAGGAAGATGGCAGTGTGACGGTTCGAATCGATCGACGCAGTGTTGGTTACAGCTGTGGTCAGTGCGGGGAGGGGCTGTTGTTCACATACGACACGCAGCCACCGCGACGGATCCGGGACTTCCCGATCTGGGGCCGACAGTGCTACTTGGAAGTCGAGTTCGTCCGTGTGGATTGCCCTCGTTGCGGCGTGGTCATCGAGGGCTTGGACTGGGTTGAACGGTATGCTCGCCAGACCGTCCGTTATGAGAAGTACGTGGCAGGCTTGTGCGATCTGCTGCCAGTCAGCGATGTGGCCGCCCTGGAGGGCCTGAGTAAAGATGCCGTTTACCGAATGGACAAGAAGTGGCTGCAACGGCGTGATGCCAAGCGAGAGGAGCGCACGGTGCGATATCTGGGGATCGATGAGATCTCGCTGCGCAAGGGGCACCGCTACGCCACGGTTTTCTATGACTTGGAGCGCAAGGAGGTGATCGGCTTGGTAAAGACACGCAAGGAGCGCGCTGTGGGCGGGTTCTTCCGCTGCTTCGGTCGCAAGCGCTGCAAGGCTGTCGAGGCCGTGTGCATGGACCTCTGGCAGCCCTTCCTGAACAGCGTCCGACGGCACTGCAAGAACGCC
It contains:
- a CDS encoding class I SAM-dependent DNA methyltransferase; protein product: MPSTKRHKIQFPRNSQDLDQDEAHFDVFQNGTSRTIRFHDYDEIYKVPGLYEQLFYDRLKCCSHKKVCEILRTTVEQSHFNLTGLRVLDLGAGNGMVGEILKGIGISRIIGADIIPEAKDATERDRPGVYDEYYVTDFTALPQEEKEDLKSWSLDCLTCVAALGFGDIPKDAFIQAFNLLGAEGWVAFNIKETFLDNSDTSGFSKAIRELIFSEYLDLYHLERYRHRLSIEGEPLYYFAVAGRKNADIPPGIIGTE
- a CDS encoding ISL3 family transposase, coding for MSQKSLFTDLLGIQGWGVVAGGIRIEEDGSVTVRIDRRSVGYSCGQCGEGLLFTYDTQPPRRIRDFPIWGRQCYLEVEFVRVDCPRCGVVIEGLDWVERYARQTVRYEKYVAGLCDLLPVSDVAALEGLSKDAVYRMDKKWLQRRDAKREERTVRYLGIDEISLRKGHRYATVFYDLERKEVIGLVKTRKERAVGGFFRCFGRKRCKAVEAVCMDLWQPFLNSVRRHCKNAVVVFDKFHVYKYLSDAIEAVRRHEQSICSDEEGKLIKGTRWLWLRASRNLKRKHKQTLEQIMAINRQLQKAYLLKEDFEAFYACSTREEAEAFLKGWIKRCKQSRLEPFIKLAKRLVRWSHGIFSYFEYRITNGVAEGINNKIKVLKRRSYGFHDEHYFFLKILNATGALPSFEQLSDPQF